One segment of Marvinbryantia formatexigens DSM 14469 DNA contains the following:
- a CDS encoding GntR family transcriptional regulator, whose amino-acid sequence MIIEIDFQSDEAIYIQLRNQIILGIATSAIHEGDALPSVRQMADDIGINMHTVNKAYSVLRQEGFLQLDRRRGAVVALDSDKRQAMEEMRSSLRVLLAKGCCKNITGEEVHTMIDEILDDMKNGRM is encoded by the coding sequence ATGATAATTGAAATTGATTTTCAGAGCGACGAGGCAATCTATATACAGCTCAGAAACCAGATTATTCTTGGCATTGCAACGTCCGCCATTCACGAAGGGGATGCGCTTCCCTCGGTGAGGCAGATGGCGGACGATATCGGCATCAATATGCACACGGTAAATAAGGCATATTCCGTATTGCGCCAGGAGGGTTTTCTCCAGCTTGACCGCAGAAGAGGAGCGGTGGTCGCCCTGGATTCCGATAAAAGGCAGGCTATGGAGGAAATGCGCAGCTCATTGCGGGTCCTTCTGGCAAAGGGCTGCTGCAAGAATATTACCGGGGAAGAAGTCCATACGATGATTGACGAGATTTTAGACGATATGAAAAACGGAAGGATGTAA